A single region of the Devosia sp. FJ2-5-3 genome encodes:
- a CDS encoding PQQ-binding-like beta-propeller repeat protein gives MKMNALSALLLGTALALTSLPVAAQSDLLENMSPVTDEMIQNPDPGSWLSWRRTLDNQGFSPLDQINKDNVSDLQVVWSRGMTEGFQEAAPLVHDGVMFLPHPRDIIQALDATTGDLLWEYKREVPANAPMIITTRNIAIWGDLLVFSSKDNYLVALNAKTGQLAWETQLRDENAWAWSTPGPIIVNGKAISGRSCAQQPSGDTPVGGPETCYLTAHDMKTGEELWRFHTLPHGDMAGSESWNGVDDSLRHHVGSWISPSYDPELNLVYFGTSVTSPYSKFYFANFDSVEELEEQEFLYQTSTLALDADTGELKWYQQHIRDHWDLDHPFERILVDTAIAPNADEVRWINPAVTPGEERRVVTGIPGKTGIFYSMDAATGEFLWARETTYQNVISDIDTTTGRATHPLDMIPTEIGQSLLVCPSDAGGKRWFTSAYSPLTNAIYSPLANFCMQSVTLPNDIRLSPDVLAPGTSVVGRLNAISVETGEELWSLDQEDFTTSLLATQGGLLFGGDTNRRFRAYDQTNGEVLFETIVPSAVGGVPITYEVGDRQYVAVPVGSWLDMTPYVDNTPRDIPMGGNAIVVYALPQK, from the coding sequence ATGAAGATGAATGCGCTATCAGCGCTGCTGCTGGGGACGGCTCTCGCCCTGACTTCGCTGCCAGTCGCCGCACAGTCGGACCTGCTGGAGAACATGTCTCCCGTGACCGACGAAATGATCCAGAACCCAGATCCCGGTTCCTGGCTCAGCTGGCGTCGTACGCTGGACAACCAGGGCTTCAGCCCGCTTGACCAGATCAACAAGGACAATGTGAGCGACCTGCAGGTCGTCTGGTCCCGTGGCATGACCGAAGGCTTCCAGGAAGCCGCTCCGCTCGTCCATGACGGCGTGATGTTCCTGCCCCACCCGCGCGATATCATCCAGGCCCTCGACGCCACCACCGGCGACCTGCTCTGGGAATACAAGCGCGAAGTCCCGGCCAACGCGCCGATGATCATCACCACGCGCAACATCGCGATCTGGGGCGACCTGCTCGTCTTCAGCTCCAAGGACAACTATCTCGTTGCCCTCAATGCCAAGACCGGCCAGCTGGCCTGGGAAACGCAGCTGCGTGACGAAAACGCCTGGGCATGGTCCACGCCTGGCCCGATCATCGTCAACGGCAAGGCAATTTCGGGTCGCTCCTGCGCCCAGCAGCCGAGCGGCGACACCCCCGTCGGTGGCCCCGAGACCTGCTACCTCACCGCTCACGACATGAAGACCGGTGAAGAGCTGTGGCGCTTCCACACCCTGCCCCATGGCGACATGGCCGGCAGCGAAAGCTGGAACGGCGTCGACGACAGCCTGCGTCACCACGTCGGCAGCTGGATTTCGCCCTCGTACGATCCGGAACTGAACCTGGTCTACTTCGGCACGTCCGTGACCTCGCCCTACTCGAAGTTCTACTTCGCCAACTTCGACAGCGTCGAAGAGCTGGAAGAGCAGGAATTCCTGTACCAGACCTCGACCCTGGCCCTCGACGCCGACACCGGCGAGCTCAAGTGGTACCAGCAGCACATCCGCGACCATTGGGACCTCGACCATCCGTTCGAGCGTATTCTCGTGGACACCGCGATTGCGCCGAACGCTGACGAAGTGCGTTGGATCAATCCGGCCGTCACTCCTGGCGAAGAGCGTCGCGTCGTGACCGGTATCCCCGGCAAGACCGGCATCTTCTACTCGATGGACGCTGCAACCGGCGAGTTCCTGTGGGCTCGTGAGACGACCTATCAGAACGTCATCTCCGATATCGACACGACCACTGGCCGCGCCACGCACCCGCTCGACATGATCCCGACCGAAATCGGTCAGTCGCTGCTGGTCTGCCCGTCTGACGCCGGTGGCAAGCGCTGGTTCACCAGTGCCTACAGCCCGCTGACCAATGCGATCTACTCGCCGCTGGCGAACTTCTGCATGCAGTCGGTGACCCTGCCGAACGACATCCGTCTGTCGCCGGACGTCCTCGCACCGGGCACCAGCGTTGTTGGCCGCCTGAACGCCATCAGCGTCGAGACCGGCGAGGAACTCTGGAGCCTCGACCAGGAAGACTTCACCACGTCGCTGCTCGCGACCCAGGGTGGCCTGCTGTTCGGTGGCGACACCAACCGTCGCTTCCGTGCCTATGACCAGACCAATGGCGAAGTACTGTTCGAAACGATCGTTCCGTCCGCCGTTGGTGGCGTTCCGATCACCTATGAAGTCGGCGATCGTCAGTACGTGGCTGTGCCTGTCGGCTCTTGGCTCGATATGACGCCCTATGTCGACAACACTCCGCGTGACATCCCGATGGGCGGCAACGCCATCGTCGTCTACGCCCTGCCACAGAAGTAA
- a CDS encoding PQQ-binding-like beta-propeller repeat protein gives MKALSALLIGTSLVLTALPALAQSDLLENMSPVTDEMIQNPDPGSWLSYRRTLDNQGFSPLDQITKENVGDLQVVWSRGMTEGYQEGTPLVHDGVMFVPHPRDIIQALDATNGDLLWEYKRELPDNVPMIVATRNMAIWDNLIVFSSKDNYLVALDAKTGQLAWETQLRDQDSWAWSTPGPIIVNGKAISGRSCAQQPSGDTPVGGPETCFLTAHDMKTGEEMWRFHTLPHGDMAGSETWNGVDDSLRHHVGSWISPAYDPELNLVYFGTSVTSPYSKFYFANFDSVEDLDAQEFLYQTSTLAIDADTGELKWYQQHLRDHWDLDHPFERVLVNTAIAPNADEVRWINPNVTPGEERRVVTGIPGKTGIFYSMDAATGEFLWARETVYQNVISDIDTATGRASIPLDMIPTEIGQSMLVCPSASGGRRWFTSTYSPLTNAIYTPLSNNCMQSVTLPNDIRLSPPVMAPGATNIGTISAISVETGEELWSLDQEDFTTSLLSTQGGLLFGGDTNRRFRAFDQDNGDVLFEAIVPSSVGGVPISYEVDGRQYIAVQVGSWLDIAPFVALTPREVVTGGNAVVVFALPQK, from the coding sequence GTGAAAGCACTATCTGCGCTTTTGATCGGGACGTCTCTTGTCCTGACAGCTCTGCCCGCGCTGGCTCAGTCGGACCTGCTGGAGAACATGTCTCCGGTGACCGACGAAATGATCCAGAATCCCGATCCGGGTTCCTGGCTCAGCTACCGCCGTACGCTGGACAACCAGGGCTTCAGCCCGCTTGACCAGATCACCAAGGAAAATGTTGGCGACCTGCAGGTCGTCTGGTCCCGCGGCATGACCGAAGGCTACCAGGAAGGTACGCCGCTGGTTCATGACGGCGTCATGTTCGTGCCGCATCCGCGCGACATCATCCAGGCCCTCGACGCGACCAATGGCGACCTGCTCTGGGAATACAAGCGCGAGCTTCCCGACAACGTCCCGATGATCGTTGCCACCCGCAACATGGCTATCTGGGACAATCTGATCGTCTTCAGCTCCAAGGACAACTATCTCGTTGCCCTCGACGCCAAGACCGGTCAGCTCGCCTGGGAAACCCAGCTCCGCGACCAGGACAGCTGGGCATGGTCCACGCCTGGCCCGATCATCGTCAACGGCAAGGCCATCTCCGGTCGCTCCTGCGCCCAGCAGCCGAGCGGTGACACCCCCGTCGGTGGCCCCGAGACCTGTTTCCTCACCGCTCACGACATGAAGACCGGCGAAGAAATGTGGCGTTTCCACACGCTTCCGCACGGCGACATGGCCGGCAGCGAAACCTGGAACGGCGTCGACGACAGCCTGCGTCACCACGTCGGCAGCTGGATTTCGCCCGCTTACGATCCCGAGCTGAACCTCGTGTACTTCGGCACTTCGGTGACCTCGCCGTACTCGAAGTTCTACTTCGCGAACTTCGACAGCGTCGAAGATCTGGATGCGCAGGAATTCCTGTACCAGACCTCGACCCTGGCCATCGACGCCGATACCGGTGAGCTCAAGTGGTACCAGCAGCATCTGCGCGACCACTGGGACCTCGACCATCCGTTCGAACGTGTTCTCGTCAACACCGCGATCGCACCGAACGCCGATGAAGTCCGCTGGATCAACCCAAACGTCACCCCGGGTGAAGAGCGTCGCGTCGTGACCGGTATCCCCGGCAAGACCGGTATCTTCTACTCGATGGACGCTGCGACCGGCGAATTCCTCTGGGCACGTGAAACCGTCTACCAGAACGTCATCTCCGATATCGACACTGCAACCGGCCGTGCGAGCATCCCACTGGACATGATCCCGACCGAAATCGGTCAGTCCATGCTGGTCTGCCCGTCTGCGTCGGGCGGCCGTCGCTGGTTCACCAGCACCTACAGCCCGCTGACCAACGCGATCTACACGCCGTTGTCCAACAACTGCATGCAGTCCGTGACCCTGCCGAACGACATACGTCTGTCGCCTCCGGTCATGGCACCGGGCGCCACCAATATCGGCACCATCAGCGCGATCAGCGTTGAAACCGGCGAAGAACTCTGGAGCCTCGACCAGGAAGACTTCACCACCTCGCTGCTGTCCACCCAGGGTGGCCTGCTGTTCGGTGGCGACACCAACCGTCGCTTCCGTGCCTTTGACCAGGACAATGGCGACGTGCTGTTCGAAGCGATCGTTCCGTCTTCGGTCGGTGGCGTGCCGATTTCCTACGAAGTCGACGGACGTCAGTACATTGCCGTCCAGGTTGGTTCCTGGCTCGACATTGCCCCCTTCGTGGCGCTTACGCCCCGCGAAGTGGTGACAGGCGGCAACGCAGTGGTCGTTTTCGCCCTTCCGCAGAAATAA
- a CDS encoding transporter substrate-binding domain-containing protein — protein sequence MFVRSLTGALILSVALLGSVLPSSAQFRRVVPDNMVNTAVYAGGNIRFCINPVSSLAQFDRALGQTLADMLLVPAEFYELKYAVAPAPWGYDLALGEEDLFIQLSENCDAVLGFPMPFMDLTYSWLTTTSPYYTPRFALAFAKDAPPALDQLPEGSQFGSRVGTLSDMQVRAYARSSANKLKRRVYASNVSLIRALASGDLLAAVVWEPAVAIAAQTEPGAADIQIVTPPFGVEPQPFAIALPSNQTYLREMLDTAINQLRASEEFSALLAEFELPEE from the coding sequence ATGTTCGTACGCAGCCTAACCGGTGCCCTGATCCTGTCAGTGGCTCTTCTCGGATCTGTCCTCCCCTCCTCTGCCCAATTCCGTCGTGTCGTTCCCGACAACATGGTGAACACCGCGGTCTACGCGGGCGGAAATATCCGCTTTTGCATAAATCCCGTCAGTTCGCTGGCACAATTCGACCGTGCCCTGGGCCAGACCCTGGCCGACATGCTGCTGGTTCCGGCCGAGTTCTACGAACTCAAATATGCCGTCGCGCCTGCGCCCTGGGGTTATGATCTTGCCCTCGGGGAAGAAGATCTGTTCATCCAGCTCAGCGAGAACTGCGACGCGGTACTGGGCTTTCCCATGCCGTTCATGGACCTGACCTACTCCTGGCTGACGACGACGTCGCCCTATTACACGCCACGCTTTGCGCTTGCCTTTGCCAAGGACGCCCCGCCGGCACTCGATCAATTGCCCGAAGGTTCTCAGTTCGGCAGCCGCGTCGGCACGCTTTCGGACATGCAGGTGCGCGCCTATGCAAGGAGCTCGGCCAACAAGCTCAAGCGCCGGGTCTATGCATCCAATGTCAGCCTCATTCGCGCCCTCGCATCCGGCGACCTGCTGGCCGCAGTGGTCTGGGAGCCTGCCGTGGCCATCGCCGCGCAGACCGAGCCGGGCGCTGCCGATATCCAGATCGTGACGCCGCCATTCGGTGTCGAGCCGCAGCCCTTTGCCATCGCGCTGCCGTCCAACCAGACCTATCTGCGCGAAATGCTGGATACTGCGATCAACCAATTGCGCGCGAGCGAGGAGTTTTCCGCCCTCCTGGCTGAGTTCGAACTCCCCGAGGAATGA
- a CDS encoding VWA domain-containing protein, whose amino-acid sequence MMGFAAPLFGLLVLAAGYVWFLHSRREYRQVVPSLAIWQQLRGNAGFKRKARLIPPITLALVLQLIAVGLLAAALAAPFWGRQDVADHLVVVVDTSAAEGDASAQARQLTEALASLTADFTGRGGPTPKTLTIIAGGPLPHYVAARWSWQDERLHQALAGLRPTDGATDWPEIVRLIETTLIDQERAEILTIGAPGQVEPLAQAWPELTFAHRPLAAAERGPKIVANLILTDADKNAWTLEGEAIGDGTGTETLFVHYATAAERTPLDWAKRDIKLGTSGRANISIPLEFPGPGIVTVTIGTGGAQTPLRFIADAKPQALEVVYVGERDQQLLRALNAVDGIEISRDPALTGDAGKYGLVLVDGTSDTTGLRTNVLSVEADGAALDDVDPDFWVSDHPLSRDIDWSSLTIRVGSGLAPTPDDVVLLAANGVALITAATTEHGRKVRLGFDPAASNWPDLYAFPVFVSNLIDWMGAHPGLSTAPNCVAGRPCQLDARLIGQPIISLDNSGAPAEIVPDGAFVPLRAGLFQIGDDDQAKLLAVNAPHVEAPVSHTEDEALPYPKLPYGLAPWLVGLALIILAAEAVITARRRGRLPQISLLRVATLALLFAAMINLPLPWVHNANGLVVISPVDGASPDLVGPVLASGPVTNVTGVEEQSFTSSGPARIAHLGSGYDLAAAMIPPDQQAHIILSGDAQRDAELERKASSGQAIVHHLASVAPGADEIYVQRLDIPHVILPGEPMTLTALVHSAAARTVEIELVVDGEIIASQEQMLAAGGNRIETVLPGLDNEDALVELRVIHDDAYPQNNVAGRYVNATPARPIAIVTADPAHGEAFARLLADQGIEANILTSGKMPFYAEDWLGYGGIVLLNTPALALTTSQQALVEQMVAEHGMGLVILGGPNSYGPGGYFGTPLEALSPLSSRVPQDAPEVAMVFVLDRSGSMQQAVGQANRLDVAKMATVSATELLNPQSKVGIIVFDAEARTVLPMTRLSDSPGAVQAALSGFDPGGGTDILPGLKEAVELLASVDAQAKHVVVMTDGLSQPADYTAVVGELRGVGATVSAVAIGQGADSAAARTIAELGGGAAHISTDFAALPSILSQEAMLLSSPVEEGMTQPVWTRQGANFLSALPRQLPPLFGFVGTTAKDDAQLFVTARDSKERDMPILASWRYGNGRVLALATDATGIWSEAWQRLPQYGALWKDILTQFQPITPRPGETLALASDGEYLTIDVSALDKGGLPLRDQTLVAMVTRPDGSTTPLTLTEVKPGQYEGRAMLGATGRYEVALGGDATDAAQRAVHYHSYSPIYDFSRAGGAAALAAATGSGEISAAAASDLAGRLDFAWERNWPVWCLIAFALFLLELTLRYRGFSSRRPATASVRAPNGLRPEGTIR is encoded by the coding sequence ATGATGGGTTTTGCGGCTCCGCTATTTGGGCTTCTGGTCCTCGCGGCCGGATATGTGTGGTTTCTGCACAGCCGACGCGAATATCGACAGGTGGTACCCAGCCTCGCCATCTGGCAGCAGCTGCGCGGCAATGCCGGTTTCAAGCGCAAGGCACGGCTGATCCCCCCGATCACCCTCGCGCTTGTGCTCCAATTGATCGCTGTCGGCCTGCTTGCCGCCGCACTCGCCGCGCCGTTTTGGGGCCGGCAGGATGTCGCCGATCATTTGGTCGTGGTTGTGGACACGAGTGCGGCTGAGGGCGACGCAAGCGCACAGGCGCGCCAATTGACCGAGGCTTTAGCCTCGCTGACGGCGGATTTTACCGGGCGTGGCGGGCCGACGCCCAAGACCCTCACAATTATCGCCGGCGGGCCTCTTCCACACTATGTCGCCGCCCGTTGGTCCTGGCAGGATGAGCGGCTGCACCAGGCGCTTGCCGGCTTGCGGCCCACTGATGGGGCAACCGACTGGCCAGAAATAGTTCGCCTGATCGAGACGACGCTCATTGACCAGGAGCGCGCCGAAATCCTGACGATCGGCGCGCCGGGCCAAGTGGAGCCGCTGGCGCAGGCGTGGCCGGAGCTCACATTTGCCCACCGGCCGCTGGCTGCGGCCGAACGGGGCCCGAAGATCGTCGCAAATCTCATCCTCACCGACGCGGACAAGAACGCCTGGACGCTCGAGGGCGAGGCCATTGGCGATGGGACCGGTACCGAGACGCTCTTTGTCCACTATGCCACTGCAGCCGAGCGTACGCCGCTCGACTGGGCCAAGCGGGACATCAAGCTGGGCACGTCGGGCCGGGCAAATATCTCCATCCCGCTGGAGTTCCCTGGCCCGGGCATTGTCACTGTTACGATTGGGACCGGTGGCGCGCAGACGCCACTCCGCTTCATCGCCGATGCAAAGCCGCAGGCCCTTGAAGTTGTCTATGTCGGCGAGCGCGACCAGCAATTGCTCAGGGCGCTCAATGCGGTCGACGGTATCGAGATTTCTCGCGACCCCGCGCTGACCGGTGATGCCGGCAAGTACGGCCTCGTCCTTGTGGACGGGACAAGTGACACCACGGGATTGCGGACCAATGTGCTTAGCGTCGAGGCCGATGGCGCCGCGCTGGACGATGTCGATCCCGATTTCTGGGTCAGCGACCATCCTCTGTCGCGCGATATTGACTGGTCTTCCCTCACCATCCGCGTGGGCTCTGGCCTTGCCCCGACGCCGGATGATGTCGTGCTTCTGGCGGCCAATGGCGTGGCGCTGATCACGGCCGCAACCACGGAGCACGGGCGCAAAGTGCGACTGGGCTTTGACCCGGCGGCCTCGAACTGGCCCGATCTCTACGCTTTTCCGGTGTTCGTTTCCAATCTCATCGACTGGATGGGGGCCCATCCCGGTTTGAGTACGGCGCCGAACTGCGTGGCGGGGCGTCCGTGCCAACTCGATGCCCGCCTCATTGGCCAGCCGATCATCAGCCTCGACAACTCCGGTGCTCCGGCTGAAATCGTACCGGATGGGGCGTTCGTTCCGCTGCGAGCCGGCCTGTTCCAGATCGGGGATGACGACCAGGCAAAGCTGCTTGCCGTCAATGCACCGCATGTCGAGGCCCCGGTTTCCCACACCGAAGACGAGGCCCTGCCCTATCCAAAGCTGCCCTATGGCCTCGCGCCCTGGCTCGTGGGCCTGGCGCTCATCATATTGGCAGCCGAGGCCGTCATTACCGCGCGGCGCAGAGGCCGGTTGCCGCAGATTTCACTGCTTCGGGTGGCGACGCTCGCATTGCTTTTCGCGGCGATGATCAATCTGCCCCTGCCGTGGGTGCACAATGCCAACGGGCTGGTCGTGATTTCACCGGTTGACGGGGCGTCTCCAGACCTTGTCGGCCCCGTTCTCGCCAGCGGCCCGGTGACCAATGTTACCGGCGTTGAGGAGCAGAGCTTCACCAGCAGCGGACCCGCCCGGATTGCCCATCTCGGAAGCGGGTATGATCTGGCCGCAGCGATGATCCCACCCGATCAGCAGGCGCATATCATTCTGTCCGGTGACGCCCAGCGGGATGCCGAGCTGGAACGCAAGGCCTCAAGTGGACAGGCGATCGTGCACCATCTGGCCTCCGTGGCACCTGGTGCGGACGAGATCTACGTCCAACGGCTCGACATTCCGCATGTGATCCTGCCCGGTGAGCCGATGACGCTGACGGCCCTGGTTCACAGTGCTGCGGCCCGCACCGTTGAGATAGAGCTGGTGGTGGATGGCGAGATCATTGCGAGCCAGGAGCAGATGCTGGCCGCAGGGGGCAATCGGATCGAGACGGTTTTGCCGGGGCTCGACAACGAGGACGCGCTCGTGGAACTGCGCGTTATCCATGACGATGCCTATCCGCAGAACAATGTGGCAGGCCGTTATGTCAACGCGACCCCAGCCCGCCCAATCGCCATCGTCACCGCGGACCCCGCCCATGGCGAGGCCTTTGCCCGCCTCCTGGCGGACCAGGGGATCGAAGCCAACATACTGACATCGGGCAAGATGCCCTTCTACGCCGAAGACTGGCTGGGCTATGGCGGCATCGTCTTGCTCAACACGCCGGCCCTTGCCCTGACCACCTCCCAGCAGGCGCTGGTCGAACAAATGGTGGCCGAGCACGGCATGGGTCTGGTCATCCTTGGCGGACCCAACAGCTATGGCCCCGGCGGCTATTTCGGCACGCCGCTGGAGGCCTTGTCGCCGCTCTCGAGCCGCGTGCCGCAGGACGCGCCCGAGGTGGCCATGGTTTTCGTGCTCGACCGCTCCGGCTCGATGCAGCAGGCCGTCGGCCAGGCCAATCGCCTCGACGTCGCCAAAATGGCCACTGTGTCGGCGACGGAACTGCTCAACCCGCAGAGCAAGGTCGGGATCATCGTCTTCGACGCAGAGGCCCGCACGGTCCTCCCAATGACCCGCCTGTCGGATTCTCCCGGCGCGGTGCAGGCGGCGTTGAGCGGGTTCGACCCGGGCGGCGGCACCGATATTCTGCCCGGCCTCAAGGAGGCCGTCGAATTGCTGGCCAGCGTTGATGCGCAGGCAAAGCATGTGGTGGTGATGACCGACGGTTTGAGCCAGCCGGCGGACTATACTGCAGTGGTCGGAGAATTGCGTGGCGTTGGCGCGACCGTGTCAGCCGTCGCCATTGGACAGGGCGCCGATTCTGCAGCGGCTCGCACCATTGCCGAACTGGGCGGGGGCGCTGCGCATATCTCTACAGACTTTGCAGCACTGCCCTCGATCCTCTCCCAGGAGGCGATGCTGTTGAGCTCGCCGGTCGAGGAAGGCATGACCCAACCGGTCTGGACGCGGCAGGGCGCCAATTTTCTTTCCGCCTTACCCCGCCAGCTGCCGCCGCTATTCGGCTTTGTCGGGACGACGGCCAAGGACGACGCGCAGCTCTTCGTCACCGCTCGGGACAGCAAGGAACGGGACATGCCGATCCTGGCTTCCTGGCGCTATGGCAATGGCCGGGTGCTGGCGCTGGCGACGGACGCAACGGGAATTTGGTCCGAGGCCTGGCAACGGCTGCCGCAATATGGGGCACTGTGGAAGGACATTCTGACCCAGTTCCAGCCCATCACCCCACGTCCCGGCGAAACGCTCGCGCTCGCAAGCGACGGGGAGTACCTGACTATAGATGTCAGCGCGCTGGATAAAGGCGGGCTACCGCTCCGTGATCAGACCCTTGTCGCCATGGTGACGCGTCCGGATGGCAGCACGACCCCACTGACCTTGACGGAAGTCAAACCCGGTCAGTACGAGGGGCGCGCAATGCTGGGCGCCACTGGTCGGTATGAAGTCGCCCTGGGGGGCGATGCGACCGACGCGGCCCAGCGTGCCGTCCACTATCACTCCTACAGCCCGATCTATGACTTCTCGCGCGCTGGCGGCGCTGCTGCATTGGCCGCCGCGACCGGAAGTGGAGAAATCTCTGCTGCGGCCGCTTCGGATCTTGCCGGACGTCTCGACTTTGCCTGGGAGCGTAATTGGCCGGTGTGGTGCCTTATCGCCTTTGCCCTCTTCCTCCTCGAACTGACACTCCGCTATCGCGGCTTCTCATCTCGCCGACCTGCGACAGCTTCGGTCCGCGCCCCCAATGGCCTGCGCCCAGAAGGAACTATCCGATGA
- a CDS encoding MoxR family ATPase encodes MTASQPQLDAAIADLERLRETLKAARTAVGSAVVGQESVVDLMLIAMMAGGHVLLEGPPGVGKTLLVRTLATVAGLSFARVQFTPDLMPADITGASVLVPNADGRAHLEFRKGPIFSQLLLADEINRATPRTQSALLEAMQEGTISAAGATMELPKPFFVLATQNPIEMEGTYTLPEAQIDRFLFRIDVAYPSEDVLTRILTATTGADHAKVEQAITPEELLTLQLHTRTVPTALTLQQAIARFCIATQPKGASGDRDVAKYVRFGVSPRGAQALTVAGKAHALLSGRNHVSVADLRAVLLPVMRHRVQLNFEGRAANIDIDALLLRVFDQTVGKL; translated from the coding sequence ATGACAGCATCACAGCCGCAGCTTGACGCTGCAATTGCCGACCTCGAGCGGCTGAGGGAAACGCTGAAAGCGGCACGAACTGCTGTTGGCAGCGCCGTTGTGGGCCAGGAGAGTGTCGTCGACCTGATGCTCATCGCCATGATGGCGGGCGGGCATGTGCTGCTTGAAGGTCCGCCGGGCGTCGGCAAGACACTCCTCGTCCGCACCCTGGCCACGGTCGCAGGGCTGAGCTTTGCGCGCGTACAGTTCACGCCCGACCTCATGCCGGCCGACATCACGGGGGCATCCGTGCTGGTGCCCAATGCGGATGGACGCGCGCATCTCGAGTTCCGCAAGGGCCCGATCTTCTCCCAGCTTCTGCTTGCCGACGAGATCAACCGCGCCACCCCGCGCACCCAGTCCGCATTGCTCGAGGCGATGCAGGAGGGCACGATTTCGGCCGCGGGCGCCACGATGGAACTGCCGAAGCCATTCTTTGTGCTGGCAACGCAAAACCCGATCGAGATGGAAGGGACCTATACGCTTCCAGAGGCGCAGATCGACCGCTTCCTGTTCCGCATCGACGTGGCCTATCCAAGCGAGGATGTGCTGACGCGCATTCTGACGGCCACCACCGGCGCCGACCACGCCAAGGTCGAGCAGGCAATCACGCCGGAGGAATTGCTGACGCTGCAATTGCACACCCGCACGGTGCCCACGGCGCTGACCCTGCAGCAGGCCATTGCGCGCTTCTGTATCGCGACGCAGCCGAAGGGCGCGTCTGGCGACAGGGACGTGGCCAAATATGTCCGCTTCGGTGTCAGCCCGCGCGGCGCGCAGGCGCTCACCGTGGCAGGCAAGGCCCACGCCCTGCTGTCCGGACGCAACCATGTTTCCGTGGCCGATCTTCGCGCCGTGCTGCTGCCGGTCATGCGCCATCGCGTGCAGCTCAATTTCGAAGGTCGGGCCGCAAACATCGACATCGATGCGCTGCTGCTGCGGGTCTTCGACCAGACCGTCGGAAAGCTCTGA
- a CDS encoding DUF58 domain-containing protein, with the protein MEFLDFRPYQAGDDTRNLDPYLYARTGEFVVREYARSQQLPVTIALDLSASMLSDPSGKFERAKQIAQLFGFIALASGDRVQLAVTEADKTLLSPRWHGAARADYMFDWVDKREARNEGNFIDTLRALPQHLPSRGLVIAVSDWWDDDFEPVLNMLRALDQEVIAIQVLSPHEIDPSGMDQGIVTLEDAETGQEIELSIDAQLLDQYRAVFAERQDRLHGLFTARHWHLLTVSTQDDLGQLFTHTLRAKGVLS; encoded by the coding sequence ATGGAGTTTTTGGACTTCCGCCCCTATCAGGCCGGCGACGACACCCGCAATCTCGACCCCTATCTCTACGCCCGAACCGGCGAATTCGTGGTGCGCGAATATGCGCGCAGCCAGCAATTGCCGGTGACCATCGCGCTCGATCTCTCGGCCTCGATGCTGTCGGACCCCAGTGGGAAATTCGAGCGCGCCAAGCAGATCGCGCAATTGTTCGGCTTCATTGCGCTCGCCAGCGGCGATCGTGTGCAGCTGGCCGTGACGGAAGCCGACAAGACCCTCTTGTCGCCACGCTGGCACGGCGCGGCCCGGGCCGACTACATGTTTGACTGGGTAGACAAGCGCGAGGCCCGCAATGAGGGCAACTTCATCGACACGCTGCGCGCCCTGCCCCAGCATCTGCCGTCCCGAGGCCTCGTCATCGCCGTCAGCGACTGGTGGGATGATGATTTCGAGCCTGTGCTCAACATGCTGCGCGCGCTGGACCAGGAAGTCATCGCCATACAGGTTCTCAGCCCGCACGAGATTGACCCTTCGGGCATGGATCAGGGTATCGTGACCCTTGAGGATGCCGAAACCGGCCAGGAGATTGAACTGTCGATAGATGCACAATTGCTCGACCAGTACCGTGCCGTGTTCGCCGAGCGACAGGACCGGCTACACGGACTGTTCACTGCCAGACACTGGCATTTGCTGACCGTTTCCACCCAAGATGACCTTGGCCAGCTGTTCACCCACACGCTGCGCGCCAAAGGAGTTCTGTCATGA